The following proteins are co-located in the Tripterygium wilfordii isolate XIE 37 chromosome 2, ASM1340144v1, whole genome shotgun sequence genome:
- the LOC119980757 gene encoding beta-galactosidase 13-like, producing MAASRLLLITLLFLLVVSTINAHEGKKLATGSVTYDGRSLMINGKRVLLFSGSVHYTRSTPDMWPDILQRAKKGGLNLIQTYVFWNVHEPVQGQYNFTGQYDLVKFIKLVWAHDMYVTLRLGPFIQAEWNHGGLPFWMREVPDITFRTDNEPFKKYMKKYVTMIIEKIKGAKLFAPQGGPIILAQIENEYNHIQRAFRKKGSSYIQWAAKLAVGMDVGVPWVMCKQTDAPDPVINSCNGRHCGDTFTGPNKPYKPSLWTENWTAQYRAFGDPPSQRAAEDIAYSVARFFSRNGTLTNYYMYHGGTNFGRTSAHFTSTRYYDEAPLDEYGLQREPKWGHLKDLHRALNLCKKALLWGVSSTQALGKDLEATYFEQPGTNICAAFLVNNNTKIPQTVTFKGENYIIPQRSISILPDCKTVVYNTETIVAQHNSRNFVRSEIANRNLQWKMYKEVIPNQFSLKSVRPFELFGLTKDTTDYAWYSTIITLDRRDLSMRKDISPVIRIPSLGHAMIVFVNGEYLGSAHGSHDVKGFVFQNEIKLKPGVNTITLLCSTIGFPDSGPYMERVYTGPRAVQLLGLNTGNLDLTFNGWAHQVGLDGEKLALFTKEGSKKVEWTKANGVGPPLTWYKASFDAPEGKNPVVIRMTGMGKGMVWVNGNSIGRHWMSFLSALGKPSESEYHIPRAFIKPKDNFLVVFEEEASDPKSMEILVVDRDTICSFMTELHPPHVKSWARQNSHIRPVVDIVRPAAHLKCPNHKTILAVEFASWGDPYGSCGNYMVGNCSSPITKEVVEKRCLGKIECEIPIQRKLLDKNNDGCPDITKTLAVQVKCGFSKN from the exons ATGGCAGCAAGTCGACTGCTTCTCATCACTCTTCTTTTCTTACTGGTGGTGTCCACCATTAATGCccatgaaggaaaaaaattagcAACTGGTAGTGTGACCTATGATGGAAGATCCTTGATGATCAATGGCAAAAGGGTGCTTCTGTTTTCGGGATCAGTCCATTACACCCGTAGCACCCCAGAT aTGTGGCCAGACATTCTTCAGAGGGCTAAAAAGGGTGGTCTGAACCTAATTCAGACTTACGTATTCTGGAATGTCCATGAGCCGGTGCAAGGCCAG TACAATTTTACAGGACAATATGACCTGGTAAAGTTCATTAAGTTGGTTTGGGCGCATGATATGTATGTAACTCTCAGGCTTGGGCCTTTCATCCAAGCCGAGTGGAATCACGG AGGATTGCCATTTTGGATGAGAGAGGTCCCCGACATTACTTTCCGCACTGACAATGAACCATTCAAG AAATACATGAAAAAATACGTTACAATGATCATTGAAAAAATTAAGGGAGCGAAATTGTTTGCTCCTCAAGGAGGCCCTATCATCTTGGCACAG ATTGAAAACGAGTACAACCATATACAAAGGGCATTCAGGAAAAAGGGGAGTAGCTATATTCAATGGGCAGCGAAATTGGCCGTGGGGATGGACGTTGGTGTGCCGTGGGTCATGTGCAAGCAGACTGATGCCCCAGATCCAGTG ATCAATTCCTGCAATGGAAGGCATTGTGGAGATACTTTTACAGGTCCCAATAAGCCTTATAAGCCTTCCTTGTGGACTGAGAACTGGACAGCTCA GTATAGAGCGTTTGGAGACCCACCATCTCAAAGAGCAGCAGAAGACATTGCCTACTCAGTGGCTCGTTTCTTCTCAAGGAACGGAACTCTTACCAACTACTACATg TACCATGGAGGCACAAACTTTGGTAGGACATCTGCTCACTTCACATCTACTCGATATTATGATGAGGCTCCTCTCGATGAATATG GTTTGCAAAGGGAACCTAAATGGGGCCATCTAAAGGACCTGCACAGGGCACTAAATCTGTGCAAGAAGGCCTTGCTTTGGGGGGTTTCGAGTACACAAGCCCTTGGTAAAGATCTAGAG GCCACTTACTTTGAGCAACCTGGAACAAACATTTGTGCTGCTTTTCTGGTAAACAACAACACCAAGATACCACAAACTGTTACCTTCAAGGGCGAGAACTACATCATTCCCCAACGTTCCATTAGCATCCTCCCTGATTGCAAGACTGTGGTTTACAATACTGAGACG ATAGTCGCACAACATAATTCAAGGAACTTTGTGAGATCAGAGATTGCAAACAGGAATCTCCAATGGAAGATGTACAAAGAAGTTATCCCAAACCAATTCTCTTTGAAGTCTGTCAGGCCATTCGAGCTCTTCGGATTGACTAAAGATACTACTGACTATGCTTGGTACTCCACAAT TATAACACTGGATCGAAGAGACTTGTCAATGCGAAAAGATATATCTCCAGTCATAAGGATTCCAAGTCTTGGTCACGCAATGATTGTTTTTGTTAACGGTGAATACCTAG GATCTGCGCACGGGAGCCATGATGTGAAGGGCTTTGTCTTCCAAAACGAAATCAAGTTAAAACCTGGGGTCAACACGATTACTCTCTTATGCAGTACTATTGGATTCCCA GATAGCGGACCCTATATGGAGCGCGTATATACCGGGCCTAGGGCGGTACAGTTGCTAGGATTGAACACTGGGAATCTTGACCTGACATTCAATGGTTGGGCACATCAG GTTGGCTTGGATGGAGAAAAGCTTGCCTTATTTACTAAGGAAGGCTCAAAGAAGGTTGAATGGACAAAAGCTAATGGAGTTGGACCACCTCTTACATGGTACAAG GCAAGCTTTGATGCACCAGAAGGAAAGAACCCAGTGGTTATTCGAATGACGGGTATGGGCAAAGGTATGGTTTGGGTCAATGGAAACAGCATTGGCAGACACTGGATGTCTTTTCTTTCCGCTCTTGGAAAGCCCTCAGAATCAGA ATATCATATCCCAAGAGCTTTTATAAAGCCCAAAGACAATTTCTTGGTTGTATTCGAAGAGGAGGCATCCGATCCAAAATCGATGGAGATCCTAGTTGTTGATAGAGATACCATCTGCAGCTTCATGACAGAGTTGCACCCACCTCATGTGAAGTCATGGGCAAGACAGAACAGCCATATCCGCCCTGTGGTAGATATTGTGAGACCTGCAGCCCACCTCAAGTGTCCAAATCACAAGACGATACTGGCCGTGGAGTTCGCTAGCTGGGGTGATCCATATGGTTCCTGTGGAAACTACATGGTTGGAAACTGCTCTTCCCCCATCACAAAGGAAGTTGTTGAGAAG CGTTGTTTGGGAAAGATTGAATGTGAGATACCAATTCAAAGAAAACTCTTGGACAAGAACAATGATGGTTGCCCAGATATCACCAAGACACTGGCAGTTCAAGTCAAGTGCGGCTTCAGTAAGAATTAG
- the LOC119982700 gene encoding E3 ubiquitin-protein ligase UPL3-like — protein METRSRKRAEATSTAPSSSSSAGPTTRSNKQARLSATVSSTSSSFANVTPTPTIRSRASSRSATATAAATNGTALMDSTVDSSYGSRRDRRTRNSDRDGSASNDKGKEKEHEVRGRDRDRDIEREAERMLGLNMESGHGGDDDDNDSEGGVGILHQNLTSASSALQGLLRKLGAGLDDLLPSSGVGSASSSHQSGRLKKILSGLRADGEEGKQVEALTQLCDLLSIGTEDSLSTFSVDSFVPVLVGLLNHESNPDIMLLAARALTHLCDVLPSSCAAVVHYGAVSCFCARLLTIEYMDLAEQSLQALKKISQEHPTACLRAGALMAVLSYLDFFSTGVQRVALSTAANMCKKLPSDAADFVMEAVPLLTNLLQYHDSKVLEHASVCLTRIAEAFASSPDKLDELCNHGLVTQAASLISTSNSGGGQASLSVPTYTGLIRLLSSCASGSPLGAKTLLLLGISGILKDILSGSGVSANASVSPALSRPAEQIFEIVNLANELLPPLPQGTISLPASFNMFVKGSIVNKSPASSSGKQDDINGNGQLASAREKILNDQPELLQQFGMDLLPVLIQIYGSSVNSPVRHKCLSVIGKLMYFSPAEMIQSLLSATNISSFLAGVLAWKDPHVLVPALQIAEILMDKLPGIFSKMFVREGVVHAVDQLILAGNPNTVSVQASSAEKDNDSLAGMSSRSRRYRRRNGNSNPEGNSVEESNNPVSNGSPPSSVDIPNVNTSLRMTVSSSAKAFKDKFFPSAPGTVEVGVTEDLIHLKNLCMKLNVGVDDQKTKAKGKSKAFGSRPSENSTNKEEYLIGVISEMLTELSKGDGVSTFEFIGSGVVAALLNYFSCGYFSRERISEANLPKLRQQALRRFKSFVAVALPSSIDHGSIAPMTILVQKLQNALSSLERFPVVLSHSLRSSTGSARLSSGLSALSQPFKLRLCRAQGEKSLRDYSSNVVLIDPLASLAAVEDFLWPRVQRGESGQKPLAAAGNFESGTTPAGADTSSLSTSTPASARRQSTRSRTSVNIGDTSKKESLQEKSKCSSKGKGKAVLKTTQEESRGPQTRNAARRRASLDKDAQVKPVTVNEDSSSEDEELDASPVEIDEALVIGDDDISDDEDDDHDDLLGDDSLPVCIADKVHDVKLGDAPEDNAVASASSDSQANPTSGSSSRAATARGTDSTDLRGGSAYGSKGAMSFAAAAMAGLGYANGRGIRGGRDRQGRPLFGVSNDPPKLIFTAGGKQLNRHLTIYQAIQRQLVLDEDDDERYGGSGFLSSDGNRLSGDIYTITYQRGDGQASGGGSTSANTSKSAKSGSSKSNSDSHLLRMSLLDSILQGELPCDMDKSNPTYAILALLRVLEGLNQLSSRLRAQIVSGNFAEGKILSLDELGTTGVRVLPEEFISSKLTPKLARQIQDALALCSGSLPSWCYQLTKACPFLFPFEIRRQYFHSTAFGLSRALYRLQQQQGADGHGSTNEREVRVGRLQRQKVRVSRNRILDSAAKVMEMYSSQKAVLEVEYFGEVGTGLGPTLEFYTLLSHDLQKVALGMWRSLSTDKSSMEIDEDEEKKGKTNDSAVGHGGLVQAPLGLFPRPWSPNVDVSEGSQFYKVLEYFRLLGRVMAKALQDGRLLDLPLSTAFYKLVLGQELDLYDILSFDAEVGKTLQEFHALVCRKQFLESLDGDNCDAIAELCFRGAPIKDLYLDFTLPGYPDYILKTGDENVDINNLEEYISLVVDATVKTGVARQMEAFRAGFNQVFDISSLQIFTPHESDYLLCGRRELWEPDTLVDHIKFDHGYTAKSPAIVNLLEIMGELTAEQQQAFCQFVTGAPRLPPGGLAVLNPKLTIVRKHSSTAGPAASNGTGLTETVDDDLPSVMTCANYLKLPPYSTKEIMYKKLLYAIREGQGSFDLS, from the exons ATGGAAACTCGGAGCCGGAAGCGGGCGGAGGCCACTTCAACAGCGccttcttcatcttcctccgCTGGTCCAACCACCCGTTCTAATAAACAAGCTCGACTTTCTGCTACAGTGTCCTCCACCTCCTCTTCGTTCGCCAACGTAACGCCCACTCCCACCATTCGCTCCCGTGCATCATCTCGTTCTGCTACCGCCACTGCAGCTGCCACCAACGGTACTGCTCTCATGGACTCAACGGTTGATTCATCGTATGGGTCAAGACGTGATCGCCGGACTAGAAATTCTGATAGGGACGGTTCTGCCAGTAATGATAAAGGCAAAGAGAAAGAGCACGAAGTTAGGGGAAGAGATAGGGACCGGGACATAGAAAGGGAGGCCGAGAGAATGCTGGGTTTAAACATGGAATCTGGACACGGTGGGGATGACGATGATAACGACAGTGAGGGTGGAGTCGGGATATTGCACCAGAATCTGACATCTGCGAGTAGTGCGCTTCAAGGGCTGTTGAGGAAGCTTGGGGCTGGACTGGACGATCTGCTTCCATCTTCAGGTGTGGGCTCGGCTTCATCATCACACCAGAGCGGGAGGCTGAAGAAGATTCTGTCTGGATTGCGTGCTGACGGGGAGGAGGGGAAACAGGTTGAGGCATTAACCCAGCTTTGCGATTTGCTCTCTATTGGGACTGAAGACTCTCTTAGCACCTTTTCTGTGGACTCTTTTGTGCCGGTGCTTGTTGGACTGCTTAACCATGAGAGCAATCCTGACATCATGTTACTCGCCGCCAGGGCCCTTACTCATCTATGTGATGTGCTTCCGTCCTCTTGTGCTGCAGTGGTGCATTATGGGGCtgtttcatgcttttgtgcaagGTTGCTCACTATAGAGTACATGGACTTGGCTGAACAG TCTCTGCAAGCACTGAAGAAGATATCTCAGGAGCATCCAACTGCATGTCTGAGAGCTGGGGCTCTTATGGCTGTGCTTTCATATCTGGATTTCTTCTCCACCGGAGTCCAG CGAGTAGCATTGTCTACAGCAGCGAATATGTGTAAGAAACTGCCTTCAGATGCAGCTGACTTTGTGATGGAGGCTGTTCCCCTCTTGACAAATCTTCTCCAGTATCATGATTCAAAG GTTTTAGAGCATGCCTCCGTTTGCTTGACTAGAATAGCTGAAGCCTTCGCATCCTCTCCAGATAAATTAGATGAACTATGTAATCATGGATTGGTCACACAAGCTGCTTCTCTAATCTCCACCAGTAACTCTGGCGGGGGGCAGGCATCTCTCAGTGTGCCAACGTATACG GGGCTGATACGGCTGCTTTCCAGTTGTGCAAGTGGGTCTCCCTTGGGAGCCAAAACCTTATTGCTTCTCGGTATCAGTGGAATTCTTAAAGATATTCTCTCAGGCTCTGGTGTTTCTGCTAATGCTTCTGTTTCACCAGCTTTAAGTCGACCAGCAGAGCAG ATTTTTGAGATTGTGAATCTAGCAAATGAGCTTCTCCCTCCTCTGCCACAAGGAACGATTTCCCTCCCAGCGAGCTTCAATATGTTTGTTAAGGGGTCTATTGTGAACAAGTCTCCTGCCAGTAGTTCTGGAAAGCAAGATGACATAAATGGTaatggtcaattggcttcagcTCGTGAAAAGATATTAAATGATCAGCCTGAGCTTCTGCAGCAATTTGGAATGGATCTTCTGCCTGTTTTGATTCAG ATATATGGTTCTAGTGTCAATAGTCCTGTTCGCCACAAGTGTCTCTCAGTTATTGGAAAGTTGATGTATTTCAGCCCTGCAGAGATGATTCAATCTTTATTAAGTGCGACAAACATTTCAAG TTTTTTAGCTGGTGTTCTAGCATGGAAAGATCCACATGTTTTGGTTCCTGCTCTCCAAATTGCTGAGATTCTTATGGATAAACTTCCTGGGATTTTTTCAAAGATGTTTGTGCGGGAAGGTGTGGTTCATGCTGTTGACCAACTTATCTTAGCTGGAAACCCAAATACTGTTTCTGTCCAAGCATCTTCTGCTGAGAAGGACAATGATTCATTGGCAGGCATGTCATCTCGCTCTAGGCGCTATCGACGACGAAATGGTAATTCAAATCCTGAAGGAAACTCCGTGGAAGAATCTAACAATCCTGTCTCAAATGGGTCACCTCCAAGTTCTGTAGATATACCAAATGTTAATACCAGTCTCCGCATGACAGTCAGCTCAAGTGCCAAAGCTTTTAAGGACAAATTCTTTCCTTCAGCGCCAGGGACTGTTGAAGTTGGAGTTACTGAGGATCTTATACATTTAAAGAACCTATGCATGAAGTTGAATGTTGGTGTTGATGACCAAAAGACCAAAGCAAAAGGGAAATCGAAAGCTTTTGGATCTCGTCCTTCTGAGAACTCTACTAATAAGGAAGAATACTTGATTGGGGTGATATCTGAAATGCTAACTGAACTAAGCAAAGGGGATGGTGTATCAACTTTTGAGTTCATCGGCAGTGGTGTCGTTGCAGCTTTGCTGAATTATTTTTCGTGTGGCTACTTTTCAAGGGAAAGAATATCAGAAGCTAATCTTCCCAAGCTTCGGCAACAAGCACTTAGAAGGTTTAAATCATTTGTTGCTGTAGCACTTCCTTCCAGTATTGATCACGGAAGTATAGCTCCAATGACCATCTTAGTTCAGAAACTTCAGAATGCTTTGTCTTCCTTGGAGCGCTTCCCTGTTGTTCTTAGCCATTCATTGAGGTCGTCCACCGGAAGTGCTCGTCTTTCTTCTGGATTAAGTGCATTATCCCAGCCTTTTAAGTTGCGTCTATGTCGAGCCCAGGGGGAAAAGTCTCTCCGCGATTATTCTTCAAATGTTGTACTTATTGATCCATTAGCAAGCTTGGCAGCTGTTGAAGACTTTCTCTGGCCGCGAGTTCAGCGAGGTGAATCTGGTCAAAAGCCCTTGGCAGCTGCAGGAAACTTTGAGTCGGGTACCACACCTGCTGGAGCTGACACTTCGTCTCTGTCTACTTCAACTCCTGCTTCAGCTCGTCGTCAGTCGACAAGATCCAGGACGTCTGTTAACATTGGAGATACATCTAAAAAGGAATCATTACAAGAGAAAAGCAAATGCTCTTCAAAGGGAAAGGGTAAAGCTGTTTTGAAGACCACTCAAGAAGAATCGAGGGGTCCTCAAACAAGGAATGCTGCTCGTAGAAGAGCTTCCCTAGATAAAGATGCGCAGGTGAAACCTGTAACGGTAAATGAAGACTCTAGTTCTGAG GATGAGGAATTGGATGCATCACCTGTTGAGATTGACGAAGCTCTAGTGATTGGAGATGATGATATATCTGACGATGAAGATGATGACCATGATGAT TTACTAGGAGATGATTCTCTTCCAGTTTGCATTGCTGACAAGGTACATGATGTAAAATTGGGAGATGCACCGGAGGATAACGCTGTTGCATCAGCAAGTAGTGATAGCCAAGCCAATCCCACTTCTGGTTCTAGTAGCAGAGCTGCTACTGCCAGGGGCACAGATTCTACTGATTTAAGGGGTGGAAGTGCATATGGTTCAAAAGGTGCAATGTCATTTGCTGCTGCTGCCATGGCTGGGCTTGGATATGCTAATGGCAGAGGCATCAGGGGAGGCAGAGATCGGCAGGGACGTCCTTTATTTGGTGTTTCAAACGACCCTCCAAAACTAATATTTACTGCTGGTGGGAAGCAACTTAACAGGCATCTAACTATCTACCAAGCCATTCAACGGCAACTCGTGcttgatgaggatgatgatgaaagaTATGGTGGCAGTGGTTTCCTATCCAGTGATGGAAACCGGCTGTCGGGTGATATATATACCATCACATACCAGAGGGGAGATGGCCAAGCTTCTGGTGGGGGATCTACTTCTGCAAATACATCAAAATCTGCAAAATCTGGCTCTTCGAAGTCCAACTCTGATTCTCATTTGCTGCGGATGTCACTTTTGGATAGCATTTTGCAAGGTGAACTTCCTTGTGATATGGATAAATCAAATCCTACTTATGCTATATTGGCACTTTTGCGAGTACTAGAGGGTCTGAACCAGTTGTCATCTCGTTTAAGAGCCCAAATAGTTTCTGGGAATTTCGCTGAGGGAAAGATTTTGAGTTTAGATGAATTGGGTACTACTGGGGTTAGGGTTTTGCCTGAGGAATTTATTAGCAGCAAGCTCACTCCTAAACTGGCTAGGCAAATTCAGGATGCGCTTGCTTTGTGCAGTGGGAGTCTTCCTTCATGGTGTTACCAATTGACGAAAGCATGTCCTTTTTTGTTTCCCTTTGAGATCCGACGACAGTACTTCCATTCTACTGCTTTTGGGTTGTCTCGTGCATTGTATCGTCTTCAGCAGCAGCAGGGTGCTGATGGCCATGGATCAACTAATGAAAGGGAGGTGAGGGTTGGAAGATTACAACGCCAGAAAGTTCGCGTCTCTAGGAATCGAATTTTGGATTCAGCTGCCAAGGTAATGGAGATGTATTCTAGTCAAAAAGCTGTTCTTGAAGTAGAGTATTTTGGTGAAGTTGGCACTGGATTGGGCCCCACTTTGGAGTTCTACACTCTTCTAAGTCATGATCTTCAAAAAGTTGCTCTAGGAATGTGGAGGTCACTTTCTACTGATAAATCTTCTATGGAAATcgatgaagatgaagagaaaaagggTAAAACCAATGATTCAGCTGTTGGTCATGGGGGTCTTGTCCAAGCCCCTCTTGGATTGTTTCCTCGGCCTTGGTCTCCGAATGTTGATGTTTCTGAGGGCAGCCAATTCTATAAAGTTCTCGAGTACTTCCGGCTGCTTGGGCGTGTGATGGCCAAAGCTCTTCAAGATGGGCGGCTTTTGGACCTCCCTCTGTCGACAGCTTTTTACAAGCTTGTACTTGGTCAA GAGCTTGATTTGTatgatattctttcttttgatgCTGAAGTTGGGAAGACTTTACAAGAATTTCATGCACTTGTTTGTCGTAAACAGTTTTTAGAATCACTAGATGGTGATAATTGTGATGCAATTGCTGAATTATGTTTTCGTGGGGCCCCAATCAAAGATCTTTACTTGGATTTTACTCTGCCTGGCTATCCAGACTATATATTGAAAACCGGGGATGAAAAT GTTGACATCAACAACTTGGAGGAGTACATATCCTTGGTAGTTGATGCGACTGTGAAGACTGGAGTTGCACGTCAAATGGAAGCATTTAGAGCTGGGTTCAATCAG GTCTTTGATATCTCATCATTACAAATATTTACTCCACATGAGTCGGATTATTTGCTTTGTGGACGTAGGGAGTTGTGGGAG CCTGATACACTTGTTGACCATATAAAATTCGATCATGGCTACACTGCCAAGAGTCCTGCAATTGTTAAT TTGCTTGAGATTATGGGAGAACTCACAGCAGAGCAACAGCAGGCATTCTGCCAGTTTGTGACTGGCGCACCTAGGCTTCCACCTGGCGGTCTGGCAGTGCTGAATCCAAAGCTGACCATTGTGAGAAAG CATTCTTCGACAGCAGGTCCTGCAGCATCAAATGGAACTGGTCTTACAGAAACTGTGGATGATGACTTGCCTAGTGTCATGACCTGTGCTAATTATTTGAAGCTTCCACCTTACTCTACCAAG GAAATAATGTACAAGAAACTACTCTATGCTATTAGAGAAGGACAGGGGTCTTTTGATTTGTCATGA